Proteins encoded together in one Stutzerimonas stutzeri window:
- the ytfE gene encoding iron-sulfur cluster repair protein YtfE has protein sequence MSTDLIDQTLGNLACSLPGATRVFCHYRLDFCCGGDLSLGEAARRIGVEPQIVAEALLALEPEEAQRDWRNVPAGELIDYLLARFHERHRDQFPELIRLASRVEQVHGSRPECPNGLAQHLWHMQQELESHMLKEEQILFPMLQRGMRFPQAQGPISVMRYEHQEHGNALERLAALTNDITPPANACNTWRALYRGLEEMRSDLMQHIHLENNVLFRNAEAPLAASSDDAQTIEVRQP, from the coding sequence ATGAGCACAGACCTTATCGACCAGACCCTCGGCAACCTCGCCTGCTCGCTGCCGGGAGCCACCCGCGTCTTCTGCCACTATCGCCTGGACTTCTGCTGCGGCGGCGACCTCTCGCTGGGCGAGGCCGCACGGCGTATCGGCGTCGAGCCCCAGATCGTCGCCGAGGCGCTGCTCGCCCTCGAGCCTGAGGAAGCGCAACGGGACTGGCGCAACGTGCCCGCGGGCGAGCTAATCGACTACCTGCTGGCGCGCTTCCACGAACGTCACCGTGACCAGTTCCCCGAGCTGATCCGCCTGGCCAGCCGGGTCGAGCAGGTTCATGGCAGCCGCCCCGAATGCCCCAACGGACTCGCCCAGCACCTGTGGCACATGCAGCAGGAGCTTGAGAGCCACATGCTCAAGGAGGAGCAGATTCTCTTCCCCATGCTGCAGCGCGGCATGCGTTTCCCGCAGGCTCAGGGGCCGATCTCGGTGATGCGCTACGAGCATCAGGAGCACGGCAACGCGCTGGAACGACTGGCCGCACTGACCAACGACATCACGCCGCCGGCCAACGCCTGCAATACCTGGCGCGCGCTGTACCGCGGGTTGGAGGAAATGCGCAGCGACCTGATGCAGCACATCCACCTGGAGAACAACGTGCTGTTCCGCAACGCCGAAGCGCCGCTCGCGGCCAGCTCAGACGACGCTCAAACCATCGAGGTGCGGCAGCCATGA
- a CDS encoding Crp/Fnr family transcriptional regulator encodes MVLHRVHHQILRSHHLFEPLNEEQMEELLNASQLLNLDKGDNLFHQGEPAHNFYFVISGAVKVYRLTPDGQEKVFEVIGNRQTFAEAMMLMDTPNYVASAQAVCPSQVYRFSNAAYMRLLEANQRLTFALLGKLCVRLHQRINEIETLSLKNATHRVVRYLLTQLARVKDDSNSFELPMAKQLVAGHLSIQPETFSRIIRRLIDEGIITQEGRQIAILDRQRLEQFE; translated from the coding sequence ATGGTGCTTCACCGCGTACACCACCAGATCCTCCGCAGCCATCACCTGTTCGAACCGCTCAACGAAGAGCAGATGGAAGAACTGCTCAATGCCAGCCAGCTGCTCAACCTGGACAAGGGCGACAACCTGTTCCATCAGGGCGAGCCGGCACACAACTTCTACTTCGTCATCTCCGGTGCGGTGAAGGTCTACCGCCTGACACCGGACGGCCAGGAAAAGGTCTTCGAGGTGATCGGCAACCGCCAGACCTTCGCCGAAGCCATGATGCTGATGGACACGCCCAACTACGTCGCCTCGGCCCAGGCGGTCTGCCCGTCGCAGGTCTACCGCTTCTCCAACGCTGCCTACATGCGTCTGCTGGAGGCCAACCAGCGACTGACGTTCGCCCTGCTCGGCAAGCTCTGCGTGCGCCTGCACCAGCGCATCAACGAGATCGAGACGCTGTCGCTGAAGAACGCCACTCACCGCGTGGTGCGCTATCTGCTGACGCAACTGGCGCGGGTGAAGGACGACAGCAACAGCTTCGAACTGCCGATGGCCAAACAGCTGGTGGCCGGGCACCTGTCGATCCAGCCGGAGACGTTCTCACGGATCATCCGCCGACTGATCGACGAGGGCATCATCACCCAGGAAGGTCGGCAGATCGCCATCCTCGATCGTCAGCGGCTCGAGCAGTTCGAGTGA
- a CDS encoding nitric oxide reductase activation protein NorD, translating into MAFTIEVEEWVGSVWHRFITRRASPDFPEARVELESMQRPLSLLFRAMGGASGVGVEAASARDMLVRRNLLQQVAGTCKQLPVAWCDASNLRLPQSLAVYPEVSLNQDLYRWLALLAAQAGQMRHWARDNQRWTQAILEQFPAMRARYRRLVEAHLQLRPDPSQLPKAEAALESALCQALREPGSVSQFPRSERAPWPLPLWLYPADNLGEPQTTQRAEEGEGNLETPPGGESRQRKRARRVEESSSKGGLLLFRLENLFSWSEHIELDRCGDDTEDLDAARVAEDLDELALSRQRMRQGGGLKLDLDLPAADFDDVPLGEGIKLPEWDYRKQRLQKDFVNLQLMLPRGSEAKPLPLHLSPLARRLRRQFEHLRNDRQWLRQQPQGSELDMQAWLDFHVERQNGQCADRGLFMEQRQNRRDLACLLLADLSMSTDAHLDNEHRVIDVVTDSLLLFGEALSAVGDPFALYGFSSLRRQQVRMQELKSFRQPYGDETRGRIQALKPGYYTRMGAAIRQATELLGACKQRRKLLLLVTDGKPNDLDLYEGRYGVEDTRQAVMEARKQGLLPFCITIDREAGDYLPYMFGANGYTLIKEPQQLPFRLPQLYKQLTQP; encoded by the coding sequence ATGGCCTTTACCATCGAAGTGGAAGAGTGGGTCGGCAGTGTCTGGCACCGCTTCATCACCCGTCGCGCCAGCCCGGACTTTCCCGAGGCACGGGTGGAACTTGAGAGCATGCAGCGGCCGCTGTCGCTGCTGTTCCGCGCCATGGGCGGCGCCAGCGGCGTGGGTGTCGAGGCCGCCAGCGCGCGTGACATGCTCGTGCGGCGCAACCTGCTGCAGCAGGTCGCCGGCACCTGCAAGCAACTGCCGGTGGCCTGGTGCGACGCCAGCAATCTGCGGCTGCCACAGAGCCTGGCGGTGTACCCGGAAGTCTCGCTGAACCAGGACCTGTATCGCTGGCTGGCGCTGCTCGCCGCGCAGGCGGGGCAGATGCGCCATTGGGCGCGGGACAACCAGCGCTGGACCCAGGCCATCCTCGAGCAGTTCCCGGCCATGCGTGCGCGTTACCGGCGCCTGGTCGAGGCTCATCTGCAGTTGCGCCCGGACCCGAGCCAGCTGCCCAAGGCCGAGGCCGCACTGGAAAGCGCGCTGTGCCAGGCGCTGCGTGAACCGGGCAGCGTCAGCCAGTTCCCGCGTAGCGAGCGCGCGCCCTGGCCGCTGCCGCTGTGGCTGTATCCGGCGGACAACCTAGGCGAGCCCCAGACCACCCAGCGCGCCGAGGAAGGCGAGGGCAATCTGGAAACCCCGCCCGGCGGCGAGTCGCGCCAGCGCAAGCGGGCTCGGCGGGTCGAGGAAAGCTCGAGCAAGGGTGGCCTGCTGCTGTTCCGTCTGGAGAACCTGTTCAGCTGGTCCGAACACATCGAGCTGGACCGCTGCGGCGACGACACCGAAGACCTAGACGCGGCCCGTGTCGCCGAGGATCTCGACGAACTGGCTCTGTCGCGTCAGCGCATGCGTCAGGGCGGCGGGCTGAAGCTGGACCTGGATCTGCCAGCCGCGGACTTCGACGATGTGCCGCTGGGCGAGGGCATCAAGTTGCCCGAGTGGGATTATCGCAAGCAGCGTCTGCAGAAGGATTTCGTCAACCTGCAGCTGATGCTGCCGCGCGGCTCGGAAGCCAAGCCGTTGCCGCTGCACCTGTCGCCGTTGGCGCGGCGCCTGCGCCGGCAGTTCGAGCACCTGCGCAACGACCGCCAGTGGCTGCGCCAGCAACCGCAGGGTTCCGAGCTGGACATGCAGGCCTGGCTCGATTTTCACGTCGAGCGGCAGAACGGCCAGTGCGCCGACCGCGGCCTGTTCATGGAACAGCGGCAGAATCGCCGCGACCTGGCCTGTCTGCTGCTGGCCGACCTGTCGATGTCCACCGATGCGCACCTGGACAACGAGCACCGGGTGATCGACGTGGTGACCGACAGCCTGCTGCTGTTCGGCGAGGCGCTGTCGGCGGTGGGCGATCCCTTTGCGCTGTACGGCTTCTCCTCGCTGCGCCGCCAGCAGGTGCGCATGCAGGAGCTGAAGAGCTTCCGCCAGCCCTACGGCGACGAGACCCGCGGACGCATCCAGGCGCTCAAGCCCGGCTACTACACCCGCATGGGCGCGGCCATCCGCCAGGCCACCGAGCTGCTTGGTGCCTGCAAGCAGCGGCGCAAGCTGTTGCTGCTGGTCACCGACGGCAAGCCGAATGACTTGGACCTCTATGAAGGTCGCTACGGCGTCGAGGATACCCGTCAGGCCGTCATGGAGGCGCGCAAGCAGGGGCTGCTGCCGTTCTGCATCACCATCGACCGCGAAGCCGGCGACTACCTGCCGTACATGTTCGGCGCCAACGGCTACACCCTGATCAAGGAGCCTCAGCAGCTGCCGTTCCGCCTGCCGCAGTTGTACAAGCAGCTGACCCAGCCGTAG
- a CDS encoding cbb3-type cytochrome c oxidase subunit I — MGIINPHLKFQSQAVAKPYFVFALILFVGQILFGLIMGLQYVVGDFLFPLLPFNVARMVHTNLLIVWLLFGFMGAAYYLIPEEADRELHSPKLAIILFWVFAAAGVLTILGYLFVPYAGLAEMTKNELLPTMGREFLEQPTITKIGIVIVALGFLYNIGMTMLKGRKTVVSTVMMTGLIGLAVFFLFSFYNPENLARDKYYWWFVVHLWVEGVWELIMGSMLAFVLIKITGVDREVVEKWLYVIIAMALITGIIGTGHHFFWIGAPTVWLWLGSIFSALEPLPFFAMVLFALNMVNRRRREHPNKAASLWAIGTTVTAFLGAGVWGFLHTLAPVNYYTHGSQLTAAHGHLAFYGAYAMIVMTMISYAMPRLRGLGEAPDARAQRVEVWGFWLMTLSMVAITLFLTAAGVVQVWLQRIPADGAAMSFMATADQLAIFFWLRLVAGVFFLIGLVCYLYSFRQRGRVPVAAAAAAAA, encoded by the coding sequence ATGGGCATCATTAACCCGCATCTCAAATTCCAATCGCAGGCGGTCGCCAAACCCTACTTCGTGTTTGCACTGATCCTGTTCGTCGGTCAGATCCTCTTCGGTCTGATCATGGGGCTGCAGTACGTGGTGGGCGACTTCCTGTTCCCGCTGCTGCCGTTCAACGTGGCGCGGATGGTGCACACCAACCTGCTGATCGTCTGGTTGCTGTTCGGCTTCATGGGCGCGGCCTACTACCTCATCCCCGAGGAAGCGGACCGTGAGCTGCACAGCCCGAAATTGGCCATCATCCTGTTCTGGGTGTTCGCCGCCGCCGGCGTGCTGACCATTCTCGGTTACCTGTTCGTGCCCTACGCGGGTCTGGCGGAAATGACCAAGAACGAGCTGCTGCCGACCATGGGGCGCGAGTTCCTGGAGCAGCCGACGATCACCAAGATCGGCATCGTGATCGTGGCGCTGGGCTTCCTCTACAACATCGGCATGACCATGCTCAAGGGTCGCAAGACCGTGGTCAGCACGGTGATGATGACCGGTCTGATCGGCCTCGCGGTGTTCTTCCTGTTCTCCTTCTACAACCCGGAGAACCTGGCGCGCGACAAGTACTACTGGTGGTTCGTCGTGCACCTGTGGGTGGAAGGCGTGTGGGAGCTGATCATGGGTTCGATGTTGGCCTTCGTCCTGATCAAGATCACCGGCGTGGACCGCGAAGTGGTCGAGAAGTGGCTCTACGTGATCATCGCCATGGCGCTGATCACCGGCATCATCGGCACCGGCCACCACTTCTTCTGGATCGGCGCACCGACCGTGTGGCTGTGGCTGGGCTCGATCTTCTCCGCCCTTGAGCCGCTGCCGTTCTTCGCCATGGTGCTGTTCGCCCTGAACATGGTGAACCGTCGTCGCCGCGAACACCCGAACAAGGCCGCCTCGCTGTGGGCCATCGGCACCACCGTGACCGCCTTCCTCGGCGCCGGTGTATGGGGCTTCCTGCACACCCTGGCCCCGGTGAACTACTACACCCACGGTTCGCAGCTGACCGCTGCGCATGGCCACCTGGCATTCTACGGCGCCTACGCGATGATCGTGATGACCATGATCAGCTATGCCATGCCGCGTCTGCGTGGCCTGGGTGAAGCACCGGATGCACGGGCACAGCGCGTCGAGGTCTGGGGCTTCTGGCTGATGACCCTGTCCATGGTCGCCATCACCCTGTTCCTGACTGCTGCCGGCGTGGTGCAGGTCTGGCTGCAACGCATCCCTGCCGATGGCGCCGCCATGTCCTTCATGGCGACTGCCGACCAGCTGGCCATCTTCTTCTGGCTGCGCCTGGTCGCCGGGGTGTTCTTCCTGATCGGTCTGGTCTGCTACCTGTACAGCTTCCGCCAGCGCGGTCGAGTACCGGTCGCAGCAGCGGCAGCCGCCGCGGCCTGA
- a CDS encoding c-type cytochrome: MSETFTKGMARNIYFGGSVFFFLVFLGLTYHTEQTFPERTNASEMTEAVVRGKAVWENNNCIGCHSLLGEGAYFAPELGNVFVRRGGEEAFKPFLHAWMKAQPLGAPGRRAMPQFNLTEQQVDDMAEFLKWTSKIDTNNWPPNKEG; encoded by the coding sequence ATGTCCGAGACCTTCACCAAAGGGATGGCCAGGAATATTTACTTCGGAGGAAGCGTGTTCTTCTTCCTGGTATTCCTCGGCCTCACTTACCACACAGAGCAGACTTTCCCCGAACGAACCAATGCATCGGAGATGACCGAGGCGGTGGTTCGCGGCAAGGCGGTCTGGGAAAACAACAACTGCATCGGCTGCCACAGCCTGCTGGGTGAAGGCGCCTACTTCGCGCCGGAGCTGGGCAACGTGTTCGTCCGCCGGGGTGGTGAGGAGGCCTTCAAGCCCTTCCTGCACGCCTGGATGAAGGCTCAGCCACTCGGCGCCCCCGGACGCCGCGCGATGCCGCAATTCAATCTGACCGAGCAGCAAGTTGACGATATGGCGGAGTTCCTCAAGTGGACTTCGAAGATCGACACCAACAACTGGCCGCCAAACAAGGAAGGTTGA
- a CDS encoding Lrp/AsnC family transcriptional regulator, with amino-acid sequence MSVCTSPSDEALVRRLVELTEAGLPLVADPWAWLAGELGLEVDDTLALLQRLQAEGAIRRIAAVPNHYRLGYRHNGMTVWDVDDAEIDRLGALIGAQPFVSHCYRRPRREGWPYNLFAMVHGRDASDIEAYRNQIRALLGTACRANEMLVSSRILKKTGLRLAAQRRA; translated from the coding sequence ATGTCGGTTTGCACTTCCCCGTCTGACGAAGCGCTGGTGCGTCGGTTGGTCGAACTCACCGAGGCCGGTCTGCCGCTGGTGGCCGACCCCTGGGCCTGGCTCGCCGGCGAGCTGGGGCTCGAGGTGGACGACACCCTGGCGCTGCTGCAGCGCCTGCAGGCCGAAGGGGCGATTCGGCGGATCGCCGCGGTGCCCAACCACTACCGCCTGGGTTACCGGCACAACGGCATGACCGTGTGGGATGTCGACGATGCCGAGATCGACCGTCTGGGCGCGCTGATCGGTGCTCAGCCCTTCGTCAGCCACTGCTATCGACGGCCACGCCGCGAGGGTTGGCCTTACAACCTGTTCGCCATGGTGCACGGGCGCGATGCCAGCGACATCGAGGCCTACCGCAACCAGATCCGCGCGTTGCTCGGCACTGCCTGTCGCGCGAACGAGATGCTGGTGTCCAGTCGCATTCTGAAGAAGACCGGCCTGCGCCTGGCCGCTCAGCGCCGCGCCTGA